In Grus americana isolate bGruAme1 chromosome 28, bGruAme1.mat, whole genome shotgun sequence, a single window of DNA contains:
- the ANO8 gene encoding anoctamin-8 isoform X1, whose product MAAAGDGHHRGRAGGPRTHPTCRRLSRGCFRVWFPGLWGFPAGSCGCSPPPSLPLADKLFGKRLLQAGRYIMSHKAWMKTVPTENCDVLMTFPDTTDDHTLLWLLNHIRLGIPELIVQVRHHKHTRVYAFFVTATYESLLRGADEIGLRKPVKAEFGGGMRSFSCEEDYIYENIENELYFFTSQERQNIIRYWLENLRAKQGESLHNIHFLEGQPIIPELAARGVIQQVFPLHEQRILKRLMKSWVQAVCEAQPLDEICDYFGVKIAMYFAWLGFYTSAMVYPAVFGSILYTFTESDQTSQDICCVVFAIFNVIWATLFLEEWKRRGAEFAYKWGTLDTPAESIEEPRPQFRGIKRISPVTSAEEFYYPPWKRLLFQCLVSLPVCLACLSFVFLLMLGCFQLQEFVLSIQELPRIIRFLPKIVLAVIVTACDEVYKKIAYWLNDMENYRLQSAYEKHLIIKIVLFQFVNSYLSLFYIGFYLKDMERLKELLLIFSLSQSLVRQLKEALLPFILLHLHLSLIFFKGLLGFCWRLGVSKMLATLLITRQFLQNVREVSQPHLYRRLRRGDLSLQSLRQLAHAVLRLLAPRRHPPAPPEGLRGEKKCLNGGCGVPEEEEEEEERHESDSEEESALDCGLKLKKVSFIEKAERRGGEPGGPEDESFLEEGSPTMVEKGMDPASVFELCEDEDEAEGPPGSPVKAAEPTVVPRAGRRRRAAESREEEDGEEEGRKRNRSSWIDPPEEDYSTQLTQAEVESCMKKYEDTFQDYQEMFIQFGYVVLFSSAFPLAAMCALVNNVIEIRSDAFKLCTGLQRPFGQRVESIGQWQKVMEAMGVLAIVVNCYLIAQCGQLQRLFPWLSPEGAIISVVVLEHFALFLKYVIQVAIPDIPAWVAEEMAKLEYQRREAFKKHERQAQHHFQQQQRRKREEEERQRHAEYQARKERESSRDEAKPEAAGQDPAHEKSQSKGKGSGGSSHGSDKPKRPSSLLATNNVMKLKQIIPLQGKFLSGGAGAGSTATARSPQSPTGSENKLPGFLSFKFLKSPETKRDVGTEKVQSPTKPFNPGKLFNFGKSEGAGGNGAAATASPQPRPGPSADTGERPVSSKSHLNGVPEEGGREEPESRAEEESGGYKL is encoded by the exons ATGGCCGCTGCTGGGGACGGCCACCACCGGGGACGTGCCGGGGGTCCCCGCACCCATCCCACGTGTCGGCGGCTGAGTCGGGGCTGCTTCAGGGTCTGGttcccagggctgtggggaTTCCCCGCGGGGTCCTGTGGCTgctcaccccctccctccctccctctggcAGATAAGCTCTTTGGGAAGCGGCTGCTCCAGGCCGGGCGCTACATCATGTCCCACAAGGCCTGGATGAAGACGGTGCCCACGGAGAACTGCGACGTGCTCATGACCTTCCCGG ACACCACCGACGACCACACGCTGCTCTGGCTCCTGAACCACATCCGCCTCGGCATCCCCGAGCTCATTGTCCAGGTCCGGCACCACAAGCACACCCGCGTCTACGCCTTCTTCGTCACCGCCACCTATGAGAG TTTGCTGCGTGGGGCTGATGAGATCGGGCTGCGGAAGCCGGTGAAAGCCGAATTTGGCGGAGGCATGCGGAGCTTCTCCTGCGAGGAGGATTACATCTACGAGAACATCGAGAACGAGCTTTACTTCTTCACCTCTCAG GAACGGCAAAACATCATCAGGTACTGGCTGGAGAACCTGCGTGCCAAGCAGGGCGAGTCGCTGCACAACATCCACTTCCTCGAGGGACAGCCCATCA TCCCGGAGCTGGCGGCCCGCGGCGTCATCCAGCAGGTCTTCCCGCTGCACGAGCAGAGGATCCTCAAGCGGCTCATGAAGTCCTGGGTGCAGGCAGTCTGCGAGGCCCAGCCGCTCG ATGAGATCTGCGACTACTTTGGGGTGAAAATCGCCATGTACTTCGCCTGGCTGGGTTTCTACACCTCCGCCATGGTGTACCCCGCCGTCTTTGGCTCCATCCTCTACACCTTCACCGAGAGCGACCAG ACCAGCCAGGACATCTGCTGCGTGGTCTTTGCCATCTTCAACGTCATCTGGGCCACCCTCTTCCTCGAGGAGTGGAAGCGCCGCGGGGCCGAGTTCGCGTACAAGTGGGGGACGTTGGATACCCCAGCCGAATCCATCGAGGAACCCCGGCCCCAGTTCAGG ggcatTAAGAGAATCAGCCCCGTGACCAGCGCGGAGGAGTTTTACTACCCGCCGTGGAAACGCCTGCTCTTCCAGTGCCTGGTCAGCCTCCCCGTCTGCCTCGCCTGCCTCTCCTTCGTCTTCCTCCTCATGCTGGGCTGCTTCCAGCTCCAG GAGTTTGTGCTGAGCATCCAGGAGCTGCCCCGCATCATCCGTTTCCTCCCCAAAATCGTCCTGGCCGTCATCGTCACCGCCTGCGACGAGGTTTACAAGAAGATCGCGTACTGGCTGAACGACATGG agaaCTATCGCCTGCAGAGTGCCTACGAGAAACACCTCATCATCAAAATCGTCCTG tttcaGTTTGTAAATTCATACCTGAGTCTTTTCTACATCGGTTTCTACCTCAAAGACATGGAGCGGCTGAAGGAG CTCCTgctcatcttctctctctcccaaaGCCTCGTGCGTCAGCTCAAAGAGGctctccttcccttcatcctcctccacctccatctctctctcatCTTCTTTAAGGGCCTCCTGGGCTTTTGCTGGAGACTGGGAGTATCCAAA ATGCTGGCCACGCTGCTCATCACCCGCCAGTTCCTGCAGAACGTCAGGGAGGTGTCGCAGCCCCACCTGTACCGGCGGCTGCGCCGGGGGGACCTCAGCCTCCAGAGCCTCCGCCAGCTCGCCCACGCCGTCCTCCGCCTGCtcgccccccgccgccaccccccggccccccccgaggggctgcggggggagaAGAAGTGTCTGaatgggggctgcggggtgccggaggaagaggaggaggaggaagagcggcACGAGTCAGACTCGGAGGAGGAGAGCGCCCTGGATTGTGGGTTGAAGCTGAAGAAGGTGAGCTTCATCGAGAaggcggagcggcgcggcgGGGAGCCCGGTGGCCCCGAGGACGAGAGCTTCCTCGAGGAGGGCAGCCCCACCATGGTGGAGAAGGGCATGGACCCCGCGTCCGTCTTTGAGCTGTgcgaggatgaggatgaggcCGAAGGTCCCCCCGGCAGCCCGGTCAAGGCGGCGGAGCCAACAGTGGTCCCGCGGGCCGGCCGGAGGAGGCGGGCGGCTGAGagccgggaggaggaggatggtgagGAGGAAGGGCGGAAGCGCAACCGATCATCGTGGATTGACCCGCCGGAGGAGGACTACTCCACGCAGCTAACGCAGGCGGAGGTGGAGAGCTGCATGAAGAAGTACGAG gacACCTTCCAGGACTACCAGGAGATGTTCATCCAGTTCGGCTACGTGGTGCTCTTCTCCTCCGCCTTCCCCCTGGCTGCCATGTGCGCCCTGGTGAACAACGTCATCGAGATCCGGAGCGACGCCTTTAAGCTGTGCACGGGGCTCCAGCGTCCCTTTGGCCAGCGGGTCGAGAGCATTGGGCAGTGGCAG AAGGTGATGGAGGCCATGGGCGTCCTGGCCATCGTGGTCAACTGCTACCTGATCGCGCAGTGCGGGCAGCTCCAGCGCCTCTTCCCCTGGCTCAGCCCCGAGGGAGCCATCATCTCCGTGGTGGTGCTGGAG CACTTCGCCCTGTTCCTGAAGTACGTCATCCAAGTGGCCATCCCCGACATCCCCGCCTGGGTGGCCGAGGAGATGGCCAAGCTGGAGTACCAGCGCCGCGAGGCCTTCAAG AAGCACGAGCGGCAGGCGCAGCAccacttccagcagcagcagcggcgcaagcgggaggaggaggagcggcAGCGGCACGCCGAGTACCAGGCCCGCAAGGAGCGCGAGTCCAGCCGTGACGAGGCCAAGCCCGAGGCTGCCGGGCAGGACCCGGCTCACGAGAAGAGCCAGAGCAAAGGGAAGGGCTCCGGGGGTTCCTCGCACGGCTCCGACAAGCCCAAGCGACCCAGCTCGCTCCTGGCCACCAACAACGTGATGAAGCTGAAGCAGATCATCCCTTTGCAGGGCAAGTTCCTctccgggggggctggggctggcagcacggCCACCGCCAGGTCCCCCCAGTCGCCCACTGGCAGCGAGAACAAGCTCCCCGGCTTCCTCAGCTTCAAGTTCCTGAAATCCCCCGAGACTAAGCGGGACGTGGGGACCGAGAAGGTCCAGTCGCCCACTAAGCCATTCAATCCCGGCAAGCTCTTCAACTTCGGCAAGTCTGAAGGGGCTGGGGGCAACGGCGCCGCGGCCAccgcctccccccagccccgtcctGGCCCCTCGGCGGACACGGGCGAGCGGCCAGTCTCCAGCAAGTCCCATCTCAACGGGGTGCCAGAGGAGGGAGGCCGAGAGGAGCCGGAGAGccgggcagaggaggagagcggGGGCTATAAGCTCTAA
- the ANO8 gene encoding anoctamin-8 isoform X4, whose product MAAAGDGHHRGRAGGPRTHPTCRRLSRGCFRVWFPGLWGFPAGSCGCSPPPSLPLADKLFGKRLLQAGRYIMSHKAWMKTVPTENCDVLMTFPDTTDDHTLLWLLNHIRLGIPELIVQVRHHKHTRVYAFFVTATYESLLRGADEIGLRKPVKAEFGGGMRSFSCEEDYIYENIENELYFFTSQERQNIIRYWLENLRAKQGESLHNIHFLEGQPIIPELAARGVIQQVFPLHEQRILKRLMKSWVQAVCEAQPLDEICDYFGVKIAMYFAWLGFYTSAMVYPAVFGSILYTFTESDQLVPSVPQTSQDICCVVFAIFNVIWATLFLEEWKRRGAEFAYKWGTLDTPAESIEEPRPQFRGIKRISPVTSAEEFYYPPWKRLLFQCLVSLPVCLACLSFVFLLMLGCFQLQEFVLSIQELPRIIRFLPKIVLAVIVTACDEVYKKIAYWLNDMENYRLQSAYEKHLIIKIVLFQFVNSYLSLFYIGFYLKDMERLKEMLATLLITRQFLQNVREVSQPHLYRRLRRGDLSLQSLRQLAHAVLRLLAPRRHPPAPPEGLRGEKKCLNGGCGVPEEEEEEEERHESDSEEESALDCGLKLKKVSFIEKAERRGGEPGGPEDESFLEEGSPTMVEKGMDPASVFELCEDEDEAEGPPGSPVKAAEPTVVPRAGRRRRAAESREEEDGEEEGRKRNRSSWIDPPEEDYSTQLTQAEVESCMKKYEDTFQDYQEMFIQFGYVVLFSSAFPLAAMCALVNNVIEIRSDAFKLCTGLQRPFGQRVESIGQWQKVMEAMGVLAIVVNCYLIAQCGQLQRLFPWLSPEGAIISVVVLEHFALFLKYVIQVAIPDIPAWVAEEMAKLEYQRREAFKKHERQAQHHFQQQQRRKREEEERQRHAEYQARKERESSRDEAKPEAAGQDPAHEKSQSKGKGSGGSSHGSDKPKRPSSLLATNNVMKLKQIIPLQGKFLSGGAGAGSTATARSPQSPTGSENKLPGFLSFKFLKSPETKRDVGTEKVQSPTKPFNPGKLFNFGKSEGAGGNGAAATASPQPRPGPSADTGERPVSSKSHLNGVPEEGGREEPESRAEEESGGYKL is encoded by the exons ATGGCCGCTGCTGGGGACGGCCACCACCGGGGACGTGCCGGGGGTCCCCGCACCCATCCCACGTGTCGGCGGCTGAGTCGGGGCTGCTTCAGGGTCTGGttcccagggctgtggggaTTCCCCGCGGGGTCCTGTGGCTgctcaccccctccctccctccctctggcAGATAAGCTCTTTGGGAAGCGGCTGCTCCAGGCCGGGCGCTACATCATGTCCCACAAGGCCTGGATGAAGACGGTGCCCACGGAGAACTGCGACGTGCTCATGACCTTCCCGG ACACCACCGACGACCACACGCTGCTCTGGCTCCTGAACCACATCCGCCTCGGCATCCCCGAGCTCATTGTCCAGGTCCGGCACCACAAGCACACCCGCGTCTACGCCTTCTTCGTCACCGCCACCTATGAGAG TTTGCTGCGTGGGGCTGATGAGATCGGGCTGCGGAAGCCGGTGAAAGCCGAATTTGGCGGAGGCATGCGGAGCTTCTCCTGCGAGGAGGATTACATCTACGAGAACATCGAGAACGAGCTTTACTTCTTCACCTCTCAG GAACGGCAAAACATCATCAGGTACTGGCTGGAGAACCTGCGTGCCAAGCAGGGCGAGTCGCTGCACAACATCCACTTCCTCGAGGGACAGCCCATCA TCCCGGAGCTGGCGGCCCGCGGCGTCATCCAGCAGGTCTTCCCGCTGCACGAGCAGAGGATCCTCAAGCGGCTCATGAAGTCCTGGGTGCAGGCAGTCTGCGAGGCCCAGCCGCTCG ATGAGATCTGCGACTACTTTGGGGTGAAAATCGCCATGTACTTCGCCTGGCTGGGTTTCTACACCTCCGCCATGGTGTACCCCGCCGTCTTTGGCTCCATCCTCTACACCTTCACCGAGAGCGACCAG TTGGTGCCATCCGTCCCGCAGACCAGCCAGGACATCTGCTGCGTGGTCTTTGCCATCTTCAACGTCATCTGGGCCACCCTCTTCCTCGAGGAGTGGAAGCGCCGCGGGGCCGAGTTCGCGTACAAGTGGGGGACGTTGGATACCCCAGCCGAATCCATCGAGGAACCCCGGCCCCAGTTCAGG ggcatTAAGAGAATCAGCCCCGTGACCAGCGCGGAGGAGTTTTACTACCCGCCGTGGAAACGCCTGCTCTTCCAGTGCCTGGTCAGCCTCCCCGTCTGCCTCGCCTGCCTCTCCTTCGTCTTCCTCCTCATGCTGGGCTGCTTCCAGCTCCAG GAGTTTGTGCTGAGCATCCAGGAGCTGCCCCGCATCATCCGTTTCCTCCCCAAAATCGTCCTGGCCGTCATCGTCACCGCCTGCGACGAGGTTTACAAGAAGATCGCGTACTGGCTGAACGACATGG agaaCTATCGCCTGCAGAGTGCCTACGAGAAACACCTCATCATCAAAATCGTCCTG tttcaGTTTGTAAATTCATACCTGAGTCTTTTCTACATCGGTTTCTACCTCAAAGACATGGAGCGGCTGAAGGAG ATGCTGGCCACGCTGCTCATCACCCGCCAGTTCCTGCAGAACGTCAGGGAGGTGTCGCAGCCCCACCTGTACCGGCGGCTGCGCCGGGGGGACCTCAGCCTCCAGAGCCTCCGCCAGCTCGCCCACGCCGTCCTCCGCCTGCtcgccccccgccgccaccccccggccccccccgaggggctgcggggggagaAGAAGTGTCTGaatgggggctgcggggtgccggaggaagaggaggaggaggaagagcggcACGAGTCAGACTCGGAGGAGGAGAGCGCCCTGGATTGTGGGTTGAAGCTGAAGAAGGTGAGCTTCATCGAGAaggcggagcggcgcggcgGGGAGCCCGGTGGCCCCGAGGACGAGAGCTTCCTCGAGGAGGGCAGCCCCACCATGGTGGAGAAGGGCATGGACCCCGCGTCCGTCTTTGAGCTGTgcgaggatgaggatgaggcCGAAGGTCCCCCCGGCAGCCCGGTCAAGGCGGCGGAGCCAACAGTGGTCCCGCGGGCCGGCCGGAGGAGGCGGGCGGCTGAGagccgggaggaggaggatggtgagGAGGAAGGGCGGAAGCGCAACCGATCATCGTGGATTGACCCGCCGGAGGAGGACTACTCCACGCAGCTAACGCAGGCGGAGGTGGAGAGCTGCATGAAGAAGTACGAG gacACCTTCCAGGACTACCAGGAGATGTTCATCCAGTTCGGCTACGTGGTGCTCTTCTCCTCCGCCTTCCCCCTGGCTGCCATGTGCGCCCTGGTGAACAACGTCATCGAGATCCGGAGCGACGCCTTTAAGCTGTGCACGGGGCTCCAGCGTCCCTTTGGCCAGCGGGTCGAGAGCATTGGGCAGTGGCAG AAGGTGATGGAGGCCATGGGCGTCCTGGCCATCGTGGTCAACTGCTACCTGATCGCGCAGTGCGGGCAGCTCCAGCGCCTCTTCCCCTGGCTCAGCCCCGAGGGAGCCATCATCTCCGTGGTGGTGCTGGAG CACTTCGCCCTGTTCCTGAAGTACGTCATCCAAGTGGCCATCCCCGACATCCCCGCCTGGGTGGCCGAGGAGATGGCCAAGCTGGAGTACCAGCGCCGCGAGGCCTTCAAG AAGCACGAGCGGCAGGCGCAGCAccacttccagcagcagcagcggcgcaagcgggaggaggaggagcggcAGCGGCACGCCGAGTACCAGGCCCGCAAGGAGCGCGAGTCCAGCCGTGACGAGGCCAAGCCCGAGGCTGCCGGGCAGGACCCGGCTCACGAGAAGAGCCAGAGCAAAGGGAAGGGCTCCGGGGGTTCCTCGCACGGCTCCGACAAGCCCAAGCGACCCAGCTCGCTCCTGGCCACCAACAACGTGATGAAGCTGAAGCAGATCATCCCTTTGCAGGGCAAGTTCCTctccgggggggctggggctggcagcacggCCACCGCCAGGTCCCCCCAGTCGCCCACTGGCAGCGAGAACAAGCTCCCCGGCTTCCTCAGCTTCAAGTTCCTGAAATCCCCCGAGACTAAGCGGGACGTGGGGACCGAGAAGGTCCAGTCGCCCACTAAGCCATTCAATCCCGGCAAGCTCTTCAACTTCGGCAAGTCTGAAGGGGCTGGGGGCAACGGCGCCGCGGCCAccgcctccccccagccccgtcctGGCCCCTCGGCGGACACGGGCGAGCGGCCAGTCTCCAGCAAGTCCCATCTCAACGGGGTGCCAGAGGAGGGAGGCCGAGAGGAGCCGGAGAGccgggcagaggaggagagcggGGGCTATAAGCTCTAA
- the ANO8 gene encoding anoctamin-8 isoform X5: protein MAAAGDGHHRGRAGGPRTHPTCRRLSRGCFRVWFPGLWGFPAGSCGCSPPPSLPLADKLFGKRLLQAGRYIMSHKAWMKTVPTENCDVLMTFPDTTDDHTLLWLLNHIRLGIPELIVQVRHHKHTRVYAFFVTATYESLLRGADEIGLRKPVKAEFGGGMRSFSCEEDYIYENIENELYFFTSQERQNIIRYWLENLRAKQGESLHNIHFLEGQPIIPELAARGVIQQVFPLHEQRILKRLMKSWVQAVCEAQPLDEICDYFGVKIAMYFAWLGFYTSAMVYPAVFGSILYTFTESDQLVPSVPQTSQDICCVVFAIFNVIWATLFLEEWKRRGAEFAYKWGTLDTPAESIEEPRPQFRGIKRISPVTSAEEFYYPPWKRLLFQCLVSLPVCLACLSFVFLLMLGCFQLQEFVLSIQELPRIIRFLPKIVLAVIVTACDEVYKKIAYWLNDMENYRLQSAYEKHLIIKIVLMLATLLITRQFLQNVREVSQPHLYRRLRRGDLSLQSLRQLAHAVLRLLAPRRHPPAPPEGLRGEKKCLNGGCGVPEEEEEEEERHESDSEEESALDCGLKLKKVSFIEKAERRGGEPGGPEDESFLEEGSPTMVEKGMDPASVFELCEDEDEAEGPPGSPVKAAEPTVVPRAGRRRRAAESREEEDGEEEGRKRNRSSWIDPPEEDYSTQLTQAEVESCMKKYEDTFQDYQEMFIQFGYVVLFSSAFPLAAMCALVNNVIEIRSDAFKLCTGLQRPFGQRVESIGQWQKVMEAMGVLAIVVNCYLIAQCGQLQRLFPWLSPEGAIISVVVLEHFALFLKYVIQVAIPDIPAWVAEEMAKLEYQRREAFKKHERQAQHHFQQQQRRKREEEERQRHAEYQARKERESSRDEAKPEAAGQDPAHEKSQSKGKGSGGSSHGSDKPKRPSSLLATNNVMKLKQIIPLQGKFLSGGAGAGSTATARSPQSPTGSENKLPGFLSFKFLKSPETKRDVGTEKVQSPTKPFNPGKLFNFGKSEGAGGNGAAATASPQPRPGPSADTGERPVSSKSHLNGVPEEGGREEPESRAEEESGGYKL, encoded by the exons ATGGCCGCTGCTGGGGACGGCCACCACCGGGGACGTGCCGGGGGTCCCCGCACCCATCCCACGTGTCGGCGGCTGAGTCGGGGCTGCTTCAGGGTCTGGttcccagggctgtggggaTTCCCCGCGGGGTCCTGTGGCTgctcaccccctccctccctccctctggcAGATAAGCTCTTTGGGAAGCGGCTGCTCCAGGCCGGGCGCTACATCATGTCCCACAAGGCCTGGATGAAGACGGTGCCCACGGAGAACTGCGACGTGCTCATGACCTTCCCGG ACACCACCGACGACCACACGCTGCTCTGGCTCCTGAACCACATCCGCCTCGGCATCCCCGAGCTCATTGTCCAGGTCCGGCACCACAAGCACACCCGCGTCTACGCCTTCTTCGTCACCGCCACCTATGAGAG TTTGCTGCGTGGGGCTGATGAGATCGGGCTGCGGAAGCCGGTGAAAGCCGAATTTGGCGGAGGCATGCGGAGCTTCTCCTGCGAGGAGGATTACATCTACGAGAACATCGAGAACGAGCTTTACTTCTTCACCTCTCAG GAACGGCAAAACATCATCAGGTACTGGCTGGAGAACCTGCGTGCCAAGCAGGGCGAGTCGCTGCACAACATCCACTTCCTCGAGGGACAGCCCATCA TCCCGGAGCTGGCGGCCCGCGGCGTCATCCAGCAGGTCTTCCCGCTGCACGAGCAGAGGATCCTCAAGCGGCTCATGAAGTCCTGGGTGCAGGCAGTCTGCGAGGCCCAGCCGCTCG ATGAGATCTGCGACTACTTTGGGGTGAAAATCGCCATGTACTTCGCCTGGCTGGGTTTCTACACCTCCGCCATGGTGTACCCCGCCGTCTTTGGCTCCATCCTCTACACCTTCACCGAGAGCGACCAG TTGGTGCCATCCGTCCCGCAGACCAGCCAGGACATCTGCTGCGTGGTCTTTGCCATCTTCAACGTCATCTGGGCCACCCTCTTCCTCGAGGAGTGGAAGCGCCGCGGGGCCGAGTTCGCGTACAAGTGGGGGACGTTGGATACCCCAGCCGAATCCATCGAGGAACCCCGGCCCCAGTTCAGG ggcatTAAGAGAATCAGCCCCGTGACCAGCGCGGAGGAGTTTTACTACCCGCCGTGGAAACGCCTGCTCTTCCAGTGCCTGGTCAGCCTCCCCGTCTGCCTCGCCTGCCTCTCCTTCGTCTTCCTCCTCATGCTGGGCTGCTTCCAGCTCCAG GAGTTTGTGCTGAGCATCCAGGAGCTGCCCCGCATCATCCGTTTCCTCCCCAAAATCGTCCTGGCCGTCATCGTCACCGCCTGCGACGAGGTTTACAAGAAGATCGCGTACTGGCTGAACGACATGG agaaCTATCGCCTGCAGAGTGCCTACGAGAAACACCTCATCATCAAAATCGTCCTG ATGCTGGCCACGCTGCTCATCACCCGCCAGTTCCTGCAGAACGTCAGGGAGGTGTCGCAGCCCCACCTGTACCGGCGGCTGCGCCGGGGGGACCTCAGCCTCCAGAGCCTCCGCCAGCTCGCCCACGCCGTCCTCCGCCTGCtcgccccccgccgccaccccccggccccccccgaggggctgcggggggagaAGAAGTGTCTGaatgggggctgcggggtgccggaggaagaggaggaggaggaagagcggcACGAGTCAGACTCGGAGGAGGAGAGCGCCCTGGATTGTGGGTTGAAGCTGAAGAAGGTGAGCTTCATCGAGAaggcggagcggcgcggcgGGGAGCCCGGTGGCCCCGAGGACGAGAGCTTCCTCGAGGAGGGCAGCCCCACCATGGTGGAGAAGGGCATGGACCCCGCGTCCGTCTTTGAGCTGTgcgaggatgaggatgaggcCGAAGGTCCCCCCGGCAGCCCGGTCAAGGCGGCGGAGCCAACAGTGGTCCCGCGGGCCGGCCGGAGGAGGCGGGCGGCTGAGagccgggaggaggaggatggtgagGAGGAAGGGCGGAAGCGCAACCGATCATCGTGGATTGACCCGCCGGAGGAGGACTACTCCACGCAGCTAACGCAGGCGGAGGTGGAGAGCTGCATGAAGAAGTACGAG gacACCTTCCAGGACTACCAGGAGATGTTCATCCAGTTCGGCTACGTGGTGCTCTTCTCCTCCGCCTTCCCCCTGGCTGCCATGTGCGCCCTGGTGAACAACGTCATCGAGATCCGGAGCGACGCCTTTAAGCTGTGCACGGGGCTCCAGCGTCCCTTTGGCCAGCGGGTCGAGAGCATTGGGCAGTGGCAG AAGGTGATGGAGGCCATGGGCGTCCTGGCCATCGTGGTCAACTGCTACCTGATCGCGCAGTGCGGGCAGCTCCAGCGCCTCTTCCCCTGGCTCAGCCCCGAGGGAGCCATCATCTCCGTGGTGGTGCTGGAG CACTTCGCCCTGTTCCTGAAGTACGTCATCCAAGTGGCCATCCCCGACATCCCCGCCTGGGTGGCCGAGGAGATGGCCAAGCTGGAGTACCAGCGCCGCGAGGCCTTCAAG AAGCACGAGCGGCAGGCGCAGCAccacttccagcagcagcagcggcgcaagcgggaggaggaggagcggcAGCGGCACGCCGAGTACCAGGCCCGCAAGGAGCGCGAGTCCAGCCGTGACGAGGCCAAGCCCGAGGCTGCCGGGCAGGACCCGGCTCACGAGAAGAGCCAGAGCAAAGGGAAGGGCTCCGGGGGTTCCTCGCACGGCTCCGACAAGCCCAAGCGACCCAGCTCGCTCCTGGCCACCAACAACGTGATGAAGCTGAAGCAGATCATCCCTTTGCAGGGCAAGTTCCTctccgggggggctggggctggcagcacggCCACCGCCAGGTCCCCCCAGTCGCCCACTGGCAGCGAGAACAAGCTCCCCGGCTTCCTCAGCTTCAAGTTCCTGAAATCCCCCGAGACTAAGCGGGACGTGGGGACCGAGAAGGTCCAGTCGCCCACTAAGCCATTCAATCCCGGCAAGCTCTTCAACTTCGGCAAGTCTGAAGGGGCTGGGGGCAACGGCGCCGCGGCCAccgcctccccccagccccgtcctGGCCCCTCGGCGGACACGGGCGAGCGGCCAGTCTCCAGCAAGTCCCATCTCAACGGGGTGCCAGAGGAGGGAGGCCGAGAGGAGCCGGAGAGccgggcagaggaggagagcggGGGCTATAAGCTCTAA